GGGCGGCTCCAGCATCCTCAGTACGTTCCTTGCTGCTGGATTGGTGGACGAACTGATCGTCTATCTTGCTCCAACTCTTTTGGGCTCCGGAACGCCTGCCCTTAACGACCTCGGCATTACCACGTTGGCCGAGGCCCAGCAATGGGCCTGGGACGATGCCGGTGGCGGAGCCGTCCGGAGCCTCGGGAACGACCTTCGGCTGCATTTGCGCTCCATGCGATCGGCAGCCAGCACAACCAAGAATTCCATTCCGCGCAGTGAAGCTGCGGAATACGTCACAGGAGGACACTGATGTTTACCGGAATCGTTGCCGAGCAGGGCACCGTCCTGGGCATTGACCGCGATGGCGACGCCAGCGCGACACTGCGGCTTAAGGCTCCCACCAGCACCGATGGCTTGACCTTGGGGGGCTCCATCGCAGTAAACGGCGTCTGCCTCACCGCAACACAGATTGACGGACAGGATTTCAGCGTCGACGTGATGGGGGAGACCCTGGTCCGCACCACCATCGGCGAGTTGGCCGCAGGCGATACCGTGAACCTTGAGCGCTGCGTCCCTGCAGGCGGACGCCTCGACGGCCATGTGGTCCAAGGCCACGTTGACGGCGTGGGCGAGTTGCTGGAACGTGAGCCGCTGGGCAACTGGGACCGTTTGCGGTTTGGCGTCCCTGGGCCGCTGGCTCGGTACATCGCCGAGAAGGGCTCAATCGCCGTCGACGGTGTTTCCCTGACCGTGACGGCAGTGAGCGCCGCGGCTGAACCGGCTCCGTGGTTCGAGGTAGGGCTTATCCCTACGACGTTGGAGGAGACGGGCCTGGGGGCGAAGCCGGTTGGCGCACGGGTAAACATTGAAGTGGATGTGCTCGCAAAATACACCGAGCGGCTCCTGTCCTTTGCTCCCCAGGGCTCCCCGGCGCACCGCGCCAGCGCGGAGACGGCCAGCGTGGAGCTGGCCGGCGACTCTACCGGGAACGCGGAGGCTGCGCGATGAGTACTCCTACCAAGACGATTTCGACGGCGACGGGTCGTACAGGACTGGATCCTGTGGAAGCTGCGATCGCGGCGATGGCAGCCGGCCACGCAGTAATCGTGGTGGACAACGAAGACCGCGAGAACGAAGGCGACATCATTTTCGCCGCCGAGCACGCTACGCCGGCCCTTATGGGGTGGACCATCCGGTATTCGTCAGGCGTCATCTGCGTGCCGCTTGAAGGTGAGCGTGCCGATGCCCTTGCACTTCCGCCCATGGTGGAAGTCAACGAGGATGCCAAAGGTACTGCCTACACTGTTTCCTGCGACGCCGCGTTCGGCGTGAGCACTGGTATTTCGGCCACGGACCGCGCGTTGACTGCCCGGATCCTCGCCGACCCGCAGAGCACTCCAGCGGCGATTACGCGCCCCGGGCATATTTTTCCGCTGCGGGCGGTTAAGGGGGGAGTGCGTGAACGTCCGGGACACACGGAAGCAGCTGTGGACCTGTGTCGGCTTGCCGGGCTGGCTCCGGTGGGCGTGATCGCTGAGTTGGTACATGACGATGGTGAAATGATGCGCCTGGACAGCCTGCGCGATTTCGCTGCGGAACACGGATGCCCCCTCATCTCCATTGAGGATCTGGTGGCCTACGTTGACGCGGTAGAGTCCCAGGCGGCACACGTTTCAGTGGCAGACGAGGAGAAGCGATGACCGCACCGACAACGCGCAGCAGCGACGACACCGAGCCCACACCCCACCCGGTGAGCGGCGGCCCGATTGTCCAGCTGCCCACGGCGTTTGGCGACTTTGTAGCCCAGGCTTGGACGGACCATGTTACGGGCGTGGAACACCTCGCCGTGAGTTCCCCCAACCCGCCCAAAGATGGCCAGGCACCATTGGTGCGCCTGCATTCGGAATGCCTCACCGGAGATGTCTTCGGATCTTATCGTTGCGATTGCGGCGAACAATTGGCTTTTGCCCTGGAGCTCATCCACGCTGAAGGTGGAACGCTCCTGTACTTGCGAGGCCAGGAAGGGCGGGGTATTGGCCTGGCCAACAAGATCAAGGCCTACGCGCTGCAGGAAGCCGGTTTCGACACCGTCGAGGCCAACGAACAGCTTGGCTTGCCGGTGGACGCGCGCTCCTACAGTGCCGCGGGTCAGATCCTGGCCGAGATGGGCCTGCACGAGGTCCGGTTGCTCAGCAACAATCCGGACAAGCAGAACCGCCTTGCCCAGGCAGGTGTCTCGGTGGTGGAAATGGTTCCTACCGAGGTTCCTTCGCGTGAACAGAACGTTCGCTATCTGCAGACCAAGAAAGACCGGATGGATCACCGATTGACGCTCGAAACCGAGCCCGTCGGCAACGGAAAGACACCGTCCCGAAGCCCCTTTGACAACGAACAAGACTGAACGGAACTCCAGCAAACAATGAGCGGACACGGCGCCCCCACTATCGACCTCACCACCCTTAAGCCCGAGGAAACCTCGCAGCTGAAGCTCGCCATTGTGGCAGCAAGCTGGCACACCCAGATCATGGATGGGCTGGTTGACGGTGCACTCCGCGCGGCCAAGGAAGCCGGCATCGCCGAGCCCACCCTGCTTCGCGTCCCTGGCAGCTTCGAACTCCCTGTTGCCGCGGCGAGGCTCGCACCGCACTTCGACGCCGTCGTTGCGCTCGGTGTGGTTATCCGCGGCGGAACGCCGCACTTCGACTACGTATGCCAGGCCGCGACGTCGGGACTCACCGATGTCAGCGTCCGCACCGGCGTTCCGGTCGGGTTCGGCGTCCTGACCTGCGATACGGAACAGCAAGGCCTGGACCGCGCAGGCCTTCCGGGATCCAACGAAGACAAGGGGCACGAGGCAGTCACGGCGGCTCTTGCCACTGCACTGACACTCCAGCAGTACAGCTGAGGCGCATAAGAGGTACCGCGGAGGGGATGTGGGTGTGTCTTCACTCACATCCCCTTCGTCATGCAAGGCCCCAACAAGCGGCGCCAACCCGGAAGCAAGTAGGCTGTAGGGCGTGAAGAATTTCGAGACGCTGTTCGCAGAACTGAGTGAGAAAGCAGCGACCCGCCCGGCAGGCTCGCGTACTGTAGCCGAACTGGACTCCGGAATCCACGGCATCGGTAAGAAAGTGGTCGAAGAGGCCGCCGAAGTCTGGATGGCCGCCGAGTACGAATCCGATGAAGCCGCTGCCGAGGAGATCTCCCAGTTGCTGTACCACCTGCAGGTCCTCATGCTTGCCAAGGGCCTCACGCTGGAAGACGTTTACAAGCATCTCTAGCCACGCCACTCCGCTTTCCCGAAGTGGAGCCACCTGCGTGGCCGATGTGCCTGAAAACCTCCATTCCAAACAGAAAGTCTCCCCATGCTCCGTGTAGCAGTCCCCAATAAGGGATCCCTGTCCGAAGCCGCGTCGGCGATGTTGTCCGAGGCAGGTTACCGCCAGCGCCGCGACACCCGCGAACTGGTCATGGTCGATCCCGACAATGACATCGAGTTCTTCTTCCTCCGCCCCCGCGACATCGCGGTGTACGTTGGCCAGGGAACCCTGGACGTCGGAATCACCGGACGCGACCTCCTGCTGGATGCCCAGGTGGAAGCAGAAGAACTGCTGCCCTTGGGTTTCGCGGCATCCACGTTCCGTTTCGCAGGGCCCGTTGGAAACTTCAACGGCGTCGAGCAGCTCGAAGGCAAGCGCCTCGCCACCAGCTACGACGGCCTCCTGCGTGACTACCTCGCCGAGCGAGGCGTCAATGCCAAGGTTGTCCGCCTCGACGGTGCGGTTGAATCGTCGGTTCGGCTCGGCGTCGCGGACGCGATTGCCGACGTCGTCGAGACCGGCAACACCCTCAAGGCAGCCGGGATGGAAATCTTTGGCGATCCCATCCTTAAGTCCGAGGCCGTGCTGATCAGGCGCACAGGCCCGGGTGGTGCCGCGAATGGCACCGCCAAGGAAATCGAGGTCCTCATCCGTCGCCTGCAGGGCGTCCTTGTGGCGCGCCAGTACGTGCTGATGGATTACGACATTCGTAAGGACCTGGTGGAGGATGCTGCCGCGCTCACCCCAGGCCTTGAATCACCCACCGTCTCCCCGCTGCGGGATTCGGAATGGGTGGCGGTGCGTTCCATGGTTCCCAAGAAGGAAACCAACCGCATAATGGATGAGCTGTACGATCTCGGCGCCCGGGCCATCCTGGTGAGCAGCATCCACGCCTGCCGTATCTGATCCAGCATCACTATCGAGCAGAGCAGAATTCGAGGAGTAAGCACATGGCTGTAGCCGTACGCGTCATTCCCTGCCTGGACGTCGATGCCGGCCGCGTGGTCAAGGGCGTCAACTTCGAGGGCTTGAGGGACGCCGGAGACCCGGTGGAACTGGCACACCGTTATGACAATGGTGGTGCGGATGAACTGACTTTCCTTGATGTCACCGCATCATCGGGCAATCGGGAAACAACGTTCGACGTCGTTCGCCGTACCGCAGAGGAAGTCTTCATCCCGCTGACCGTAGGCGGCGGCGTCCGTGGCGTTGCGGAGGTGGATAAACTCCTGCGCTTCGGTGCGGACAAAGCATCGATCAACACCGCTGCCGTCGCCCGGCCAGAGGTCATCGATGAAATCACGCGCCACTTCGGTTCGCAGGTCCTGGTGCTGTCCGTGGATGCGCGGCGTACCCGCGAAGGCGACGCACCGACGTCGTCCGGTTTTGAAGTCACCACCCACGGTGGCCGAACCGGGACGGGAATCGACGCCATTGCCTGGGCCAAGGAAGCAGCGGACCGGGGCGTGGGCGAGATCCTGCTGAACTCGATCGACGCCGACGGCACCAAGGACGGATTCGATCTCGAACTGATCCGCCTTGTCCGTGGGGCTGTCAACATTCCGATCATCGCCTCCGGTGGTGCCGGGAAGCCGGCGCACTTCCCTCCAGCCGTGGAGGCCGGAGCCGACGCCGTGCTGGCGGCTTCCGTGTTCCACTTCGGTCCGGATGACATGATCGCCCAGGTCAAGGCCGCTATTCGCGACGCGGGCTTCGAAGTCAGGTAGCTCCGTCTGCCAAAAGCAACGCGGGGTCACTTATGGCCCATCTCCGCAAGGATGATGGGCCATAAGTGACCCCGCGTTGCTTGCCTTAAAGGCCGATGTCTGCGCTTTGCAGAAGCGCGACGGCGTCCGGCTGGCCTTCGAAGGTGACGAGGGCCTGGCTGGTGCGGCCGTGGGCATGCATCAGCAGTTCCCCAGGTTCACCAACAATCGCAACCGACACCGGGGCGCGTTTGGCCACATGGCGCGGGCCGGAAGGCCGCACCAGAACGATGCCGAGGTCCACGCCCCGATAAAGGTAAGCGGCCCGCTTGATCAGTTCATCCCAGAGTGCGTCCGAGTACGCTTCGTCGAGGGCCCGGGGCGCCCAACGGTCACCGGCTCGGCGGATGTCCTCGGTGTGGACGAAATATTCGATGAGATTCGACGTTTCGTCCAGTGCCTTGATCTTCAAAGGGGAGAGGGCAGGCGGGCCTGCGCGGAACGTCTTGACGAGCTCAGCGTAGTCCTCAGTGGTTTTCAGTTTGGCAGCAAGTTTGGCCGTTGCTTTGTCCGAGGCCTTACCGAGGCTGGGGATCAGAAGGCCAATGCCCACGGCCGCTTTACGCTCGCGCAGGTAGAGGTGCGCCGCGAGATCCCGGGTGAGCCACCCTTGGCAGAGCGTGGGGGAGTCAGGTCCGGCCGCCAGCAGGGTTTCGGCCAGTACTTCTCGGGAAGGATCGACGAAATGCATCACTTGTGAAACTAGCACGATCAGGGCCTGGTTGCGCAGTGGAACCGCCGCAGAATCCGGCTCCCACCAAAGGCACTAGACTTGATCTGATGTCAGAGCAGTCCGCCCCCAGTCCAACTCCTGCCGTGGAGCTCTCCAGCGACCCCGCGGACACCCTGCCGCAGGAGATCGCCAGTGCCCTCAAACGCGATTCCGCAGGCCTTGTAGCCGCCATCATCCAGCAGCACGACACCAACGAGGTCCTCATGCTGGGCTGGATGGATGACGAGGCACTCCGCCGCACCATGACCACGGGACGCGTCACGTTCTACTCGCGCTCCCGCCAGGAATACTGGCGCAAGGGCGACACTTCCGGACACGTACAGTTCGTGAAGTCAGTCGCCCTTGACTGCGACGGCGACGCCCTCCTGGTCCGCGTGGACCAGATCGGTGCAGCCTGCCACACCGGTACCCGGACCTGCTTCGACGGGCGCGACCTTTCAGTCGTAACGGGCCACCGGGAATAAGCACCCCCCTACTTTCCCTGACGCAGCACCTCAGACCAAAGGCGGAGAACAATAGCCATGCAGGACCTTGGAATCATCAGCCCGGGCCTGGAAGAGTTCCGGGAACTCGCCGTCCACAGCCGTGTTATCCCTGTCCGACTCAAAGTCCTGGCCGATGCCGAGACTCCCATCGGCCTGTACCGGAAGCTGGCCCAAGGCCAGCCGGGTACTTTCCTCATGGAATCTGCAGCTGTGGGTGGAGCCTGGTCCCGTTACTCCTTCATCGGTGCCAAGTCCCGCGCCACGCTGACCACCAAGGATGGCCAGGCACACTGGATCGGCGAACCTCCCGTCGGCGTGCCCGTTGATGGGAACCCGGTAGAAGCGGTCCGCGACACCATCGCTGCCCTGCAGACTGATCGCTTCGAAGGACTTCCTCCGTTTACGTCCGGGCTGGTCGGCTTCCTCGGGTGGGAAGCGGTGCGCCACTGGGAGAAGCTGACAGCGCCGCCGGAGGACGACCTTCAGTTGCCCGAGATGGCCCTGAACCTGGTCACCGACATGGCAGTCCATGACAATGTGGACGGTACCGTCCTGTTGATTGCCAACGCGATCAACTTTGACAACAGTTCCGAGCGCGTGGACGACGCCTGGCACGATGCTGTTGCACGGGTCAAGTCCTTGCTGGACCAGATCAGCACGCCAATCGCCCAGCCGGTCTCTGTGCTGGAGGCGGCGGCCCTGGACTTTGCCTCGAGCGTTCAGGAACGCTGGGACGAAAACAAGTACCTCGAAGCCATCGATCGCGGCAAGGAAGCGATCGTCGATGGCGAGGTCTTCCAGGTGGTCATTTCGCGTCGTTTCGAGATGGAATGCCCGGCTGATCCACTGGATGTTTACCGTGTGCTGCGCAACACCAACCCGAGCCCGTACATGTACATCTTCAGCCTTGAGGATGCCGATGGCCGCGAGTACTCGATTGTTGGTTCGTCGCCCGAAGCGTTGGTGACCGTAACCGGAGGCGAAGTGATTACACACCCCATCGCCGGTTCGCGCCCACGTGGCAAGACTGTTGAAGCTGATAAGGCCCTGGCCACGGAACTGCTGGCCGACCAGAAGGAACGGGCCGAGCACCTCATGCTGGTGGATCTGTCCCGCAATGACCTCTCCAAGGTCTGCGTTGCCGGCACGGTTGATGTCACCCAGTTCATGGAGGTGGAGCGGTTCAGCCACATCATGCACTTGGTGTCCACAGTGGTGGGAGAGTTGGCTCCGCATGCCAAGGCATACGACGTTCTGAAGGCAACGTTCCCGGCAGGCACCTTGTCCGGCGCCCCGAAGCCGCGGGCCCTGCGCCTCCTGGACGAACTCGAACCGCACCGCCGCGGTATCTACGGTGGCGTAGTGGGCTACCTCGACTTCGCCGGTGATATGGACATGGCGATTGCCATCCGCTCTGCGTTGCTGCGGGAAGGCCGCGCCTACGTGCAGGCCGGCGGCGGGATCGTTGCCGACTCACACAAGCCGTCTGAGGCCCTTGAAACCGTAAACAAGGCTGCTGCGCCCCTTCGGGCCGTCCACACAGCCGGCTCGCTGCAGAATATTTCCGCCGAGACAGTGCGGGATGCAGGAACCGTCGACG
This window of the Arthrobacter sp. StoSoilB5 genome carries:
- the hisF gene encoding imidazole glycerol phosphate synthase subunit HisF, yielding MAVAVRVIPCLDVDAGRVVKGVNFEGLRDAGDPVELAHRYDNGGADELTFLDVTASSGNRETTFDVVRRTAEEVFIPLTVGGGVRGVAEVDKLLRFGADKASINTAAVARPEVIDEITRHFGSQVLVLSVDARRTREGDAPTSSGFEVTTHGGRTGTGIDAIAWAKEAADRGVGEILLNSIDADGTKDGFDLELIRLVRGAVNIPIIASGGAGKPAHFPPAVEAGADAVLAASVFHFGPDDMIAQVKAAIRDAGFEVR
- the hisG gene encoding ATP phosphoribosyltransferase, yielding MLRVAVPNKGSLSEAASAMLSEAGYRQRRDTRELVMVDPDNDIEFFFLRPRDIAVYVGQGTLDVGITGRDLLLDAQVEAEELLPLGFAASTFRFAGPVGNFNGVEQLEGKRLATSYDGLLRDYLAERGVNAKVVRLDGAVESSVRLGVADAIADVVETGNTLKAAGMEIFGDPILKSEAVLIRRTGPGGAANGTAKEIEVLIRRLQGVLVARQYVLMDYDIRKDLVEDAAALTPGLESPTVSPLRDSEWVAVRSMVPKKETNRIMDELYDLGARAILVSSIHACRI
- a CDS encoding anthranilate synthase component I, whose protein sequence is MQDLGIISPGLEEFRELAVHSRVIPVRLKVLADAETPIGLYRKLAQGQPGTFLMESAAVGGAWSRYSFIGAKSRATLTTKDGQAHWIGEPPVGVPVDGNPVEAVRDTIAALQTDRFEGLPPFTSGLVGFLGWEAVRHWEKLTAPPEDDLQLPEMALNLVTDMAVHDNVDGTVLLIANAINFDNSSERVDDAWHDAVARVKSLLDQISTPIAQPVSVLEAAALDFASSVQERWDENKYLEAIDRGKEAIVDGEVFQVVISRRFEMECPADPLDVYRVLRNTNPSPYMYIFSLEDADGREYSIVGSSPEALVTVTGGEVITHPIAGSRPRGKTVEADKALATELLADQKERAEHLMLVDLSRNDLSKVCVAGTVDVTQFMEVERFSHIMHLVSTVVGELAPHAKAYDVLKATFPAGTLSGAPKPRALRLLDELEPHRRGIYGGVVGYLDFAGDMDMAIAIRSALLREGRAYVQAGGGIVADSHKPSEALETVNKAAAPLRAVHTAGSLQNISAETVRDAGTVDGGTPGS
- a CDS encoding TIGR03085 family metal-binding protein, whose translation is MHFVDPSREVLAETLLAAGPDSPTLCQGWLTRDLAAHLYLRERKAAVGIGLLIPSLGKASDKATAKLAAKLKTTEDYAELVKTFRAGPPALSPLKIKALDETSNLIEYFVHTEDIRRAGDRWAPRALDEAYSDALWDELIKRAAYLYRGVDLGIVLVRPSGPRHVAKRAPVSVAIVGEPGELLMHAHGRTSQALVTFEGQPDAVALLQSADIGL
- a CDS encoding phosphoribosyl-ATP diphosphatase, whose protein sequence is MKNFETLFAELSEKAATRPAGSRTVAELDSGIHGIGKKVVEEAAEVWMAAEYESDEAAAEEISQLLYHLQVLMLAKGLTLEDVYKHL
- a CDS encoding riboflavin synthase → MFTGIVAEQGTVLGIDRDGDASATLRLKAPTSTDGLTLGGSIAVNGVCLTATQIDGQDFSVDVMGETLVRTTIGELAAGDTVNLERCVPAGGRLDGHVVQGHVDGVGELLEREPLGNWDRLRFGVPGPLARYIAEKGSIAVDGVSLTVTAVSAAAEPAPWFEVGLIPTTLEETGLGAKPVGARVNIEVDVLAKYTERLLSFAPQGSPAHRASAETASVELAGDSTGNAEAAR
- the ribH gene encoding 6,7-dimethyl-8-ribityllumazine synthase gives rise to the protein MSGHGAPTIDLTTLKPEETSQLKLAIVAASWHTQIMDGLVDGALRAAKEAGIAEPTLLRVPGSFELPVAAARLAPHFDAVVALGVVIRGGTPHFDYVCQAATSGLTDVSVRTGVPVGFGVLTCDTEQQGLDRAGLPGSNEDKGHEAVTAALATALTLQQYS
- the ribB gene encoding 3,4-dihydroxy-2-butanone-4-phosphate synthase translates to MSTPTKTISTATGRTGLDPVEAAIAAMAAGHAVIVVDNEDRENEGDIIFAAEHATPALMGWTIRYSSGVICVPLEGERADALALPPMVEVNEDAKGTAYTVSCDAAFGVSTGISATDRALTARILADPQSTPAAITRPGHIFPLRAVKGGVRERPGHTEAAVDLCRLAGLAPVGVIAELVHDDGEMMRLDSLRDFAAEHGCPLISIEDLVAYVDAVESQAAHVSVADEEKR
- the hisI gene encoding phosphoribosyl-AMP cyclohydrolase; protein product: MSEQSAPSPTPAVELSSDPADTLPQEIASALKRDSAGLVAAIIQQHDTNEVLMLGWMDDEALRRTMTTGRVTFYSRSRQEYWRKGDTSGHVQFVKSVALDCDGDALLVRVDQIGAACHTGTRTCFDGRDLSVVTGHRE
- the ribA gene encoding GTP cyclohydrolase II codes for the protein MTAPTTRSSDDTEPTPHPVSGGPIVQLPTAFGDFVAQAWTDHVTGVEHLAVSSPNPPKDGQAPLVRLHSECLTGDVFGSYRCDCGEQLAFALELIHAEGGTLLYLRGQEGRGIGLANKIKAYALQEAGFDTVEANEQLGLPVDARSYSAAGQILAEMGLHEVRLLSNNPDKQNRLAQAGVSVVEMVPTEVPSREQNVRYLQTKKDRMDHRLTLETEPVGNGKTPSRSPFDNEQD